The proteins below come from a single Bacteroidota bacterium genomic window:
- a CDS encoding MFS transporter produces the protein MQENNLSTSVLGNKKIINAWTTYDLAVSVYNLVITATIFPIYYNNVTSEKDANGEVISNTIDLFGFTYKNTTLYDYSLAFAFLIVALLSPLLSGIADSGGSKKKFMMVFCYMGAAACSAMFFFTKGSIVLGLLLSIIACIGYTGSMVFYNAYLPEIAEPAQQDKISAKGFARGYWGSSILLIVNLVLIQKFEWFGFSDVGSATRFSFLLVGLWWFGFSLIPFYHLPGNIYNKDSKSNSIGKGYAELRKVWLDLKQNKNLTRYLFAFFIYSMGVQTVMLVANHFGMEEIVDENGKHMETGQLILTILIIQFVAILGAHLFSFISAKKGNIYTLRWATLIWSLVCLSTYLFVFTPTHFYITAAFVGLVMGGIQALSRSTYSKLLPDTEDHTSYFSFYDVCEKLSIVFGMALFGIINEFSDRMRTPIILLISFFVIGFVLLLRVNNKKI, from the coding sequence ATGCAAGAGAATAATCTGTCAACTTCCGTACTTGGAAATAAGAAAATAATAAATGCCTGGACAACTTATGATTTGGCTGTTTCCGTCTATAATTTGGTTATTACGGCTACTATATTCCCAATTTATTATAATAACGTAACATCTGAAAAAGATGCGAATGGAGAAGTAATAAGCAATACCATTGATTTGTTTGGATTCACGTATAAGAATACCACTTTGTACGATTATTCATTGGCATTTGCTTTCTTAATAGTAGCCTTGCTTAGCCCATTGCTTTCCGGAATTGCAGATAGCGGTGGTAGCAAGAAAAAATTTATGATGGTTTTTTGTTACATGGGCGCAGCGGCCTGTTCTGCAATGTTTTTTTTCACAAAAGGAAGTATTGTTTTAGGATTGCTACTCTCTATAATTGCCTGTATTGGCTATACTGGTAGTATGGTTTTTTACAATGCGTATTTGCCCGAAATAGCAGAGCCTGCGCAACAAGATAAAATTAGTGCCAAAGGATTTGCCCGTGGCTATTGGGGAAGCTCCATTTTGCTAATTGTAAATTTAGTTTTAATTCAAAAGTTTGAATGGTTTGGGTTTTCGGATGTAGGTTCGGCAACCAGATTTTCTTTTCTATTGGTAGGATTGTGGTGGTTTGGATTTTCTTTAATTCCATTTTATCATCTACCTGGCAATATTTATAATAAAGACTCCAAAAGCAATAGTATTGGTAAAGGTTATGCCGAGCTACGAAAAGTATGGCTCGATTTAAAACAGAATAAAAATCTTACCCGTTATTTATTTGCCTTTTTTATTTATAGTATGGGTGTACAAACCGTTATGCTAGTTGCAAATCATTTTGGGATGGAAGAAATTGTGGACGAAAACGGAAAACACATGGAAACCGGACAGCTCATCCTTACTATTTTAATTATCCAGTTTGTGGCTATTTTAGGTGCACATTTGTTTTCTTTTATTTCTGCTAAAAAAGGAAATATTTATACGCTTCGTTGGGCAACCCTCATTTGGTCATTGGTTTGCTTATCAACGTATCTATTTGTATTTACACCAACTCATTTTTATATAACTGCTGCGTTTGTTGGGCTGGTAATGGGTGGTATTCAGGCTCTTTCGAGATCAACCTATTCTAAGCTTTTGCCAGATACAGAAGACCACACATCCTACTTTAGTTTTTACGATGTGTGCGAGAAATTGAGTATTGTATTTGGGATGGCATTGTTTGGTATAATAAACGAGTTTAGCGACAGAATGCGAACTCCAATAATTCTTTTAATCTCATTCTTTGTTATAGGATTTGTATTACTTTTGAGAGTGAATAATAAAAAAATATAG
- a CDS encoding T9SS type A sorting domain-containing protein, which translates to MITRCKKYTNTLFTLFLVLFYFAGNAQIGCVDSLKLIQRAGLYCQPDYNPVCGCNNVTYRNLCFSDNGGVVSFVEGICENIAIDVNPNPTINDIFIRIIAKKETNINFYIFDYWGKLQFYRKFTFTKDVYYPLNISEWGRGIYFLIAETNGDFVYKKISKQDI; encoded by the coding sequence ATGATAACACGTTGCAAAAAATATACAAATACATTATTTACCCTTTTTCTGGTATTGTTTTATTTTGCCGGTAATGCACAAATTGGATGTGTAGATTCTTTAAAGTTGATACAAAGAGCTGGATTGTATTGTCAGCCTGATTATAATCCGGTTTGTGGTTGCAACAATGTTACGTACCGTAATTTGTGTTTTTCTGACAATGGAGGTGTGGTAAGCTTTGTAGAGGGTATTTGCGAGAATATTGCCATAGATGTAAATCCCAATCCTACAATTAACGATATTTTTATTCGCATTATAGCCAAGAAAGAAACGAATATAAATTTTTACATTTTTGATTATTGGGGTAAACTTCAATTTTATAGAAAATTTACGTTTACAAAGGATGTGTACTACCCATTAAACATATCAGAGTGGGGCAGAGGTATTTATTTTCTTATTGCCGAAACCAATGGCGATTTTGTTTATAAAAAAATATCTAAACAGGATATTTAA
- a CDS encoding J domain-containing protein, whose translation MQSKNYYELLGVTRFSSEDEIKKAFRVKAKLYHPDINKSEEAHQLFLTYSLAYETLSNTKNRYLYDLQLSGGSSNSTNISNEKEQAFHYKYYGKSSKANEKFHYDWDSFSKVKQEKQRINIPKWLFVLCIAIMSFAAMFEIMYVLQLVYLEIWPWPAIFAILPGIFISMECVKALFGKESLFNKIFK comes from the coding sequence ATGCAATCTAAAAACTACTATGAATTATTAGGAGTAACACGATTTTCGTCCGAAGATGAAATAAAAAAAGCATTTAGAGTTAAAGCAAAGTTATACCACCCCGATATCAATAAATCGGAAGAAGCGCATCAATTATTTTTAACATACTCGTTAGCCTACGAAACCTTATCCAATACTAAAAATAGGTACTTATACGATTTGCAGCTTTCCGGTGGTAGCAGCAATTCAACAAACATATCAAACGAAAAGGAACAAGCTTTCCACTATAAGTACTACGGGAAAAGCTCAAAAGCAAACGAAAAATTCCACTACGACTGGGATAGCTTCAGTAAAGTAAAACAAGAAAAACAACGTATAAACATCCCTAAATGGTTGTTTGTATTATGTATTGCGATAATGAGTTTTGCAGCCATGTTTGAAATTATGTACGTATTACAACTCGTTTATCTAGAAATATGGCCATGGCCTGCAATTTTTGCAATACTTCCGGGCATATTTATTTCTATGGAATGCGTAAAAGCATTGTTTGGCAAGGAAAGTTTGTTTAATAAGATTTTCAAATAA
- a CDS encoding 50S ribosomal protein L28, whose amino-acid sequence MARICQLTGKKAIVGHKVSHSNVKTKRRFNPNLQTKRFFIPEENKWITLRVSAAAIRNISKKGISACIKEAKEKGFLTTK is encoded by the coding sequence ATGGCTAGAATTTGTCAATTAACAGGAAAAAAAGCAATTGTAGGACATAAAGTGTCTCACTCTAATGTAAAAACTAAAAGAAGATTTAATCCAAATCTTCAAACTAAACGTTTTTTTATTCCTGAAGAAAATAAATGGATTACATTGCGTGTTTCTGCAGCCGCAATTAGAAATATAAGCAAAAAAGGTATTTCTGCTTGTATTAAAGAAGCTAAGGAAAAAGGATTTCTTACTACAAAATAA
- a CDS encoding SCO family protein encodes MMNKKYTNILLIVLGGVLVFLGVVFLNKKNKPLRELEYFGNRQEDSVLVDGKYKTTVSYHKIKDFAFYNQLGNTITLKDLENKIVVVDYFFTTCKSICPVMTSQMYRVYEHYKPDNTILFLSHTVDPETDSVSVMSEYAKQKNIDASKWHLLTGDKKELYKIARESYYLDAEQGDGGPDDFIHTPNFALIDKEKHIRGFYDGTDSTDVNRLIKDIEILSASYQ; translated from the coding sequence ATGATGAATAAAAAATATACCAACATTCTACTAATTGTATTAGGAGGCGTTCTTGTTTTTTTGGGAGTTGTTTTCTTAAATAAAAAAAACAAACCACTTCGTGAATTAGAATACTTTGGAAACAGGCAAGAAGATTCGGTGCTAGTTGACGGTAAATACAAGACAACAGTTTCTTACCATAAAATAAAGGATTTTGCTTTTTACAATCAACTTGGGAATACGATAACACTTAAAGATTTGGAAAATAAAATTGTAGTGGTAGATTATTTTTTTACTACCTGCAAAAGTATTTGTCCGGTAATGACATCGCAAATGTATCGTGTTTATGAGCATTACAAGCCAGACAACACAATTTTATTTTTATCACACACCGTAGATCCAGAAACAGATAGCGTGTCTGTAATGAGCGAATATGCAAAACAAAAAAATATTGATGCGTCCAAATGGCATTTACTAACTGGCGATAAAAAAGAGCTGTATAAAATAGCACGAGAGAGCTATTATTTAGATGCTGAACAAGGCGATGGCGGTCCAGACGATTTTATACATACACCTAATTTTGCATTAATTGATAAAGAAAAACATATTAGAGGGTTTTATGATGGAACGGACTCTACTGATGTAAATAGACTTATTAAAGACATCGAAATTTTGTCGGCTTCTTATCAATAA
- a CDS encoding 4-hydroxy-3-methylbut-2-enyl diphosphate reductase, producing the protein MKTFNVPEFYRSKLISKVKTIRKTADSKKKDFTPTLLDFGSIRFYLARHFGFCYGVENAIEISFKAVEENPGKRIFLISQMIHNPEVNKDLVSRGVQFLMDTEGNQLFPFEDLKSDDIVIIPAFGTTLEIEKKLSAIGVEVHKYNTTCPFVERVWNKSEKLGKENYTIIIHGKHKHEETRATFSRSETHAPSIVVKDLEESKILGNYILGKVSKDAFEKTFANRYSSNFDPDTCLERVGVINQTTMLATDTQEIAEYFKQIMITKHGEQNSKNHFSDTRDTLCYATNENQDSTYGLLEINADMAIVVGGYNSSNTSHLVELCERKFPTYFISSEKEIESRDSIHHFNYHEKKHLTTTDFLPRKSPLTVIITSGASCPDSVIENVILKMISFFDAPKSAEEVLKEIEAAY; encoded by the coding sequence GTGAAAACATTCAACGTACCTGAATTTTATAGAAGTAAGTTAATTTCAAAAGTAAAAACAATCAGAAAAACCGCTGATTCAAAAAAGAAAGATTTTACTCCTACTCTGCTTGATTTTGGTTCTATTCGTTTTTATTTAGCACGTCATTTTGGCTTTTGTTACGGTGTAGAAAACGCAATCGAAATTTCTTTTAAGGCAGTAGAAGAAAATCCGGGAAAAAGGATTTTTCTTATCAGCCAAATGATACATAATCCGGAAGTAAACAAAGATTTAGTTTCTAGAGGTGTTCAGTTTTTGATGGATACTGAGGGTAATCAGCTTTTCCCGTTTGAAGATTTAAAAAGTGATGATATAGTTATTATTCCTGCATTTGGAACTACTTTAGAAATAGAAAAAAAACTAAGCGCTATTGGTGTTGAAGTGCATAAATACAACACTACCTGCCCTTTTGTGGAGCGTGTTTGGAACAAGTCGGAAAAATTAGGAAAAGAAAATTACACTATTATCATACATGGTAAACACAAACACGAAGAAACACGTGCAACCTTCTCCAGGAGCGAGACACACGCTCCTTCTATTGTTGTTAAAGATTTAGAAGAATCAAAAATACTGGGTAATTACATTTTAGGTAAAGTATCGAAAGATGCTTTTGAGAAGACATTTGCCAATAGATACTCTTCGAATTTCGATCCGGATACCTGCTTAGAAAGAGTTGGTGTAATTAACCAAACCACTATGCTGGCTACCGATACACAAGAAATAGCCGAATACTTCAAGCAAATAATGATTACCAAACATGGAGAACAAAATAGTAAGAATCATTTTTCTGATACAAGAGATACCCTATGCTATGCAACCAATGAAAATCAAGACTCTACCTATGGTTTACTAGAAATTAATGCCGACATGGCAATTGTAGTTGGTGGGTACAATAGTTCAAACACATCGCATTTAGTGGAACTATGCGAACGTAAATTTCCAACTTATTTTATTTCTTCTGAAAAAGAAATTGAATCGAGAGATTCTATCCATCATTTCAACTACCACGAAAAAAAGCATCTTACAACAACAGATTTCCTGCCTCGCAAGTCGCCTTTGACAGTAATTATAACCAGTGGCGCATCGTGCCCAGATTCTGTTATTGAGAATGTTATTCTTAAAATGATTTCTTTTTTTGATGCACCAAAATCTGCCGAAGAAGTTTTAAAAGAAATAGAAGCGGCTTACTAA
- a CDS encoding PIN domain-containing protein, which yields MIRIFIDTNILIDFLADRKPFSWDAAKLFNFSLKGKVKIYISAVSFNNIYYILKQSSSHIETIKLLAELSDLTEIVDVSEEIIKKSIKSGFKDFEDAIQYNCALSVPKVEFIVTRDTKDFKTSTLPILTPKEAVSLLENTKKT from the coding sequence ATGATTAGAATATTTATAGATACGAATATCCTAATCGATTTTTTAGCAGATAGAAAACCATTCTCTTGGGATGCGGCTAAATTATTTAACTTTTCTTTAAAAGGAAAAGTTAAAATATACATTTCTGCTGTTTCTTTCAATAACATCTATTACATTCTAAAACAATCCTCTTCTCATATAGAAACAATTAAACTTCTAGCAGAACTTAGTGATTTAACTGAAATAGTAGATGTCTCAGAAGAAATTATTAAAAAATCTATTAAGTCAGGATTTAAAGATTTTGAAGATGCCATTCAATATAATTGTGCTTTATCAGTACCGAAAGTTGAATTTATAGTGACACGTGATACCAAAGATTTTAAAACTAGTACATTACCCATTTTAACACCTAAAGAGGCTGTAAGCTTGCTTGAAAACACTAAAAAAACATAA
- a CDS encoding (Fe-S)-binding protein, whose product MIVDIFIPCFIDQIYPDAGFNMVKVLEKVGCSVNYNPEQTCCGQPAFNGGYWSEAKEIGEKFIKEFQNDRYIVCPSASCVGMIKNYYPDLFHNTVLHNQYKQVQKNMYEFTDFLVNVLKITDIGAKLDGIATYHDSCAALREYGIKREPRVLLEKVRGLTLKEMEDTETCCGFGGTFSVKFEPIAVGMGEQKIEHAMATKADYLVSTDMSCLMHMDGYIKNKNYNLKVMHIADVLASGWD is encoded by the coding sequence ATGATTGTTGATATTTTTATTCCCTGTTTTATAGACCAAATTTATCCGGATGCTGGATTTAATATGGTAAAAGTATTAGAGAAGGTTGGCTGTTCTGTTAATTATAACCCGGAACAAACCTGTTGTGGGCAACCTGCTTTTAACGGTGGTTATTGGTCAGAAGCAAAAGAAATAGGGGAGAAGTTTATCAAAGAATTTCAAAACGATAGATATATTGTATGCCCTTCCGCATCATGTGTTGGGATGATTAAAAATTATTATCCTGACCTATTTCATAATACGGTTCTACACAATCAATACAAACAAGTACAAAAAAATATGTACGAGTTTACCGACTTTTTGGTAAACGTGTTGAAGATTACCGATATAGGCGCTAAATTGGATGGTATTGCAACGTATCATGATTCCTGCGCAGCGTTGCGTGAATATGGTATAAAAAGAGAGCCTAGAGTTTTATTAGAAAAGGTGCGTGGCTTAACTTTAAAAGAAATGGAAGATACCGAAACGTGCTGTGGTTTTGGTGGGACTTTTTCTGTTAAGTTTGAACCGATTGCTGTTGGAATGGGAGAACAAAAAATTGAGCATGCAATGGCTACAAAAGCAGACTATTTGGTTTCTACAGATATGTCGTGCCTTATGCACATGGATGGGTATATAAAGAACAAAAATTACAACTTAAAAGTAATGCATATTGCCGATGTGTTGGCAAGTGGGTGGGATTAA
- a CDS encoding S9 family peptidase: MKTKFSSLVIANLLLIVACKNSTTKTESMVYPKTAKVDTTDTYFGVKVADPYRWLEDDNSAETKEWTKQQNELTFSYLSKITDREKIKQRLTQLWAYEKMGTPTKKGEWLIFAKNNGTQNQSVLFAQKNNESPIVVVDPNLLAADGTTSITGYYPTPDGNYIAYGLSKAGSDWTEFYVFDLKTQKLLTDHINWTKFSGIAWKGDGFYYSGYSKPKEGTELSGKNQQQKVYYHKLGDTQEKDQLVYEDSKNTLLYFGVQTSKNGKYLLLWISEGTSGTMVKVKDLSKANSDFIALVDDFTGDFDANEIIGEKLFVVTNRNAPKFQLVEFDLAKPTTNAFKTVIPEGNYKLETLANIGDKFIVSYQENVSSKCYVYSLQGERLKEIALPGIGTSTNFGDSDSICYMPYTTFISPTSILAYNINTGELKDFFKPKMDFNSDAMETKQVFYTSKDGTKIPMFITHKKGIKLDGSNPTFLYGYGGFDASLTPEFRVDRALFLENGGVYAVANLRGGGEMGADWHKAGTKCNKQNVFDDFIAASDYLVNEKYTTRDKLAIHGRSNGGLLVGAVMTQRPDIAKVALPVVGVLDMLRYHKFTIGWGWAPDYGTSDNKEEFECLYKYSPLHNVKEVSYPATLILTADHDDRVVPAHSFKFAATLQEKQKGNEPILIRVESNAGHGAGKPTSKLVDEFTDMWSFVFYNLGMSVK, translated from the coding sequence ATGAAAACAAAATTCTCGAGCCTAGTAATTGCTAACTTATTACTAATAGTAGCCTGCAAAAATTCTACTACAAAAACAGAATCAATGGTATATCCTAAAACAGCTAAAGTTGATACAACAGATACCTACTTTGGAGTAAAAGTAGCTGACCCATATCGTTGGTTAGAGGACGATAATTCGGCCGAAACAAAAGAGTGGACAAAACAGCAAAATGAACTTACTTTTTCGTATCTATCAAAAATTACAGACAGAGAAAAAATAAAACAACGTTTAACGCAGCTTTGGGCTTATGAGAAAATGGGAACGCCTACTAAAAAAGGCGAATGGTTGATTTTTGCAAAAAATAACGGCACACAAAATCAAAGTGTTTTGTTTGCACAAAAAAATAACGAATCGCCAATTGTAGTTGTAGATCCAAATCTTTTAGCTGCAGATGGTACAACTTCCATTACCGGCTACTACCCTACTCCTGATGGCAATTACATTGCATATGGTTTGTCAAAAGCAGGCTCCGACTGGACAGAGTTTTATGTTTTTGATTTAAAAACTCAGAAATTATTGACAGACCATATTAACTGGACTAAATTTTCAGGCATTGCATGGAAAGGCGATGGATTCTATTATTCAGGCTATTCTAAACCAAAAGAAGGAACAGAGTTATCCGGAAAAAATCAGCAACAAAAAGTGTACTACCACAAACTAGGTGATACACAAGAAAAAGACCAACTAGTTTACGAAGATTCAAAAAACACACTTCTTTATTTTGGAGTACAAACTTCTAAAAATGGCAAATACCTTTTACTATGGATAAGCGAAGGAACTAGCGGTACAATGGTAAAAGTTAAAGATTTAAGCAAAGCTAATTCCGACTTTATAGCACTTGTAGATGATTTTACTGGAGATTTTGATGCGAATGAAATTATTGGCGAAAAATTATTTGTTGTTACCAACAGAAATGCACCTAAATTTCAACTAGTAGAATTTGATTTGGCTAAACCAACTACTAATGCATTTAAAACTGTTATTCCTGAAGGGAATTATAAACTAGAAACACTTGCAAACATAGGCGACAAATTTATTGTTTCTTATCAAGAAAATGTAAGCAGCAAATGCTATGTATATTCCTTGCAAGGAGAAAGACTAAAAGAAATTGCATTACCTGGAATTGGCACGAGTACAAACTTTGGCGACAGCGATTCGATATGTTACATGCCATATACTACTTTTATTTCGCCAACTAGCATCTTAGCATACAATATAAATACCGGTGAGCTGAAAGACTTTTTTAAACCTAAAATGGATTTTAATTCCGATGCTATGGAAACTAAACAAGTTTTCTATACCAGCAAAGACGGTACTAAAATACCTATGTTTATTACACATAAAAAAGGAATTAAACTAGATGGCTCTAATCCAACATTCTTATATGGTTACGGAGGATTTGATGCAAGCCTTACACCTGAATTTAGAGTAGATAGAGCTCTTTTCCTTGAAAATGGAGGTGTATATGCGGTTGCCAATTTAAGAGGTGGTGGCGAAATGGGTGCAGATTGGCATAAAGCAGGTACGAAATGTAATAAGCAAAATGTATTTGACGATTTTATTGCTGCTAGCGACTATTTAGTAAATGAAAAATACACTACACGTGACAAGCTTGCTATTCACGGAAGATCAAACGGAGGATTGTTGGTTGGCGCAGTAATGACCCAACGACCTGATATTGCAAAAGTGGCATTGCCAGTTGTAGGCGTATTGGATATGTTACGCTACCATAAATTTACCATTGGCTGGGGTTGGGCTCCGGATTATGGAACTAGCGATAATAAAGAAGAATTTGAGTGTTTATACAAATATTCTCCATTACACAATGTAAAAGAAGTAAGCTACCCGGCAACCTTAATTCTTACTGCCGATCACGATGACAGGGTTGTGCCCGCACATTCTTTCAAATTTGCAGCTACCTTGCAAGAGAAACAAAAAGGAAACGAACCTATTTTAATTCGTGTAGAATCTAATGCTGGACATGGAGCCGGAAAGCCAACATCTAAACTGGTTGATGAGTTTACGGATATGTGGTCTTTCGTGTTTTACAATTTGGGAATGTCAGTAAAATAA
- a CDS encoding OmpA family protein produces MNRQIVIICLVFCAPILYRAQTNLLPNPSFEVFKSKSKLITSALPWKNLNSVDYYREPFKADTSKYKGAHSGVGYGGIRFQKAYKEFLFTKLQQPLKKGTVYYFETYVRLSFWSNASIKSFGAYFSKTNYKTSDKVDSSNSVVTFIKKGLFDNDKWIKISGTFRASGGEKIITIGNFTDNFKKEFTKLKPFKIEFVKSEAYYFIDDLLLTEYKDTSKLAKLETFKLLEDTVFKKGITFKQGQIVLLDNVKFEPNQADLLLESTLQMDKFIDYLENHPDSEVEIIAHTDNSVSRKVAKKLSKARAKAIAEYLASRDVLNKLYIKGLGSDYPLYLEDKDASKNDRVEFVVIKE; encoded by the coding sequence ATGAATAGGCAAATTGTAATTATATGTTTGGTTTTTTGTGCTCCAATTTTATATAGAGCGCAGACTAATTTGTTGCCTAATCCTAGCTTTGAAGTGTTTAAGAGTAAGAGTAAGCTTATTACAAGTGCCTTGCCATGGAAAAATTTAAATTCGGTAGATTATTATCGTGAGCCATTTAAGGCAGACACAAGCAAATATAAAGGAGCTCATTCCGGAGTGGGTTATGGTGGTATTCGTTTTCAAAAGGCATATAAGGAGTTTTTATTTACAAAACTACAGCAGCCGCTAAAAAAAGGTACAGTATATTATTTTGAAACGTATGTGCGACTTTCCTTTTGGAGCAATGCTTCTATCAAATCTTTTGGTGCCTATTTTTCAAAAACTAACTATAAAACATCCGATAAAGTAGATTCATCCAACTCTGTGGTAACATTTATTAAAAAAGGACTTTTTGATAACGATAAGTGGATTAAAATTTCCGGTACATTCAGAGCTTCCGGTGGCGAGAAGATTATTACAATTGGCAATTTTACCGATAATTTCAAAAAGGAATTTACTAAACTAAAACCATTTAAAATAGAGTTTGTAAAAAGTGAGGCGTATTATTTTATTGATGATTTATTGCTTACCGAATACAAGGATACTTCAAAGTTAGCTAAGCTAGAAACCTTTAAACTGCTTGAAGATACTGTCTTTAAAAAGGGTATAACATTTAAGCAAGGACAAATTGTATTACTTGATAATGTTAAGTTTGAGCCCAATCAAGCCGATTTACTTTTAGAATCTACTTTGCAAATGGATAAGTTTATCGATTATTTAGAAAATCATCCCGATTCGGAAGTGGAGATAATTGCTCATACAGATAATTCTGTAAGCAGAAAGGTTGCTAAAAAACTATCCAAGGCAAGAGCAAAGGCCATAGCAGAATATTTGGCAAGTAGAGATGTATTAAACAAATTATATATAAAAGGATTAGGTAGCGATTATCCTTTATATTTGGAAGACAAAGATGCTTCAAAGAATGACCGAGTTGAATTTGTTGTAATTAAAGAATAG